From Microbacterium sp. CGR2:
CAAGAAAGAGGCCCGCCTCCCCAGTGTTCACTGGGAGGCGGGCCTTTTTGCGTCTGCTCACTCCGTCAGGCGCATACCGAGGACGATCGGTCCGCCGTATCGTCCCCTCGCCGAAGGCGAGCACGCTGCCCGCGCTCTTCCCTGGGGTCGCGTGACAGGGCATTCTGGAGGCGACCAGAAAGAGGTGGACATGACCGCACTGACCATCGGGGCGACGATCGAGGACGCGGACACACCTGCTCGACTGGATGCGCGTCGCTTCAACCGGCATACGTTCTGGTGCGGTCAGAGCGGGAGCGGCAAGACCTACGCGCTCGGTGTCGTGCTCGAGCAGCTGCTGCTGCACACTGAACTTCCGCTGCTCATCCTCGACCCGAACGCGGATTTCGTCCGACTCGGAGAGGTGCGTCCCACTACTGCGGAGCCCGACGCGACTCGTTTGGCGGACCTCGACGTGCGCGTGTTCCGTTCCGGGCGCGCTGACGGTGAGCGGCTGCGCGTGAGATATGTCGACCTCTCACCGGCGGCCAAGGCGGCGGTGCTGCAGATCGACCCGGTCGCGGATGCCGAGGAGTACAACGCGCTGCTCCACACCGACGTGTCGACAGAGGAGTTCGACGCGGCTGAGATGGTCCGCGGTCTGCGTGCGACCGGCGATCCGGCGAAAGCACGTCTTGCCAACCGCATGGAGAACCTGCAGGTCCTCGAGTGGGAACTATGGTCGCGCGGTAAAGCATCGGTCGTCGACACGATCGATGCGAGGCCGCGCGCCACCGTTCTCGACCTGGGCGGGTTCGATCACCCGGTGGAGCCGAAAGTGGCGGCCCTCGCCGTCCTGGAGCATCTGTGGATGCGGCGTGAGGAACGTCGCCCGGTATTGATCGTCATCGACGAGGCCCACAACCTGTGTTCGCCGCAGCCGGCCACGGCGGTGGAGCGGGAACTGACGGCCCGGCTCATCCAGATCGCCGCTGAAGGCCGGAAGTTCGGTCTCTGGCTTTTCCTCTCGACGCAGCGACCGACCAAGATTCACCCGAACGTGCTCTCCCAGTGCGACAACCTCGGGTTGATGCGGGTGAACGCCCCGAGGGACCTGGCGGAGCTTGCGGACGTCTTCGGTTTCGCCTCGGATGAGGCGATCCGGCGGGCACAGTCCTTCCATCAGGGGCAGGCGCTGTTCGCCGGGGGCTTCATCGCCGAGTCCACCTTCGTGCAGATGGGGGAGCGGTTGACCTATGAGGCCGGCGGCGACGTCCGCGTGCCGTTGCGCGAGTAAGCCGCGGGTCACCGCACCCGGAGGTCGCGCACCCATTCGTTCATGACGAGGGGGCGCCCGCGGAATGCTTCGGTGAAAGAACCCTCGAGGCGGAAACCTGCCCGGCGGCACACAGCGTTCGATGCACCGTTGTCGACCTCGGGGAAGGCGACCATCGTGTCCGGGCCGTCAGCGTGAAGGAGCTCCTCGTCGATCAGGAGCCCAAGAGCCTGAGCGGCGACACCTCGGCCCTGCGCCTCCGGGAGGACGAACCAGCCGGTCTCGAGGGCATCGCGGTCACGCCAGCGCACTTTCCACGAGCCGATCGAGCCGACAGAACGCCCGTCTGCGACGATCGCGAACATCTTGGCGTCGCCTGCTGACACGAGCCGCAGGTAGCGTGCGTGCCGTTCGGCGATCTGCTCCTCGGTCTCCGGACCGTTCAGATGTGCGGTCATCTCGGGGGTGTTGGCCCGATGAAGGAGAGAGAGATCGTCATCCTGCCAGAGGCGGAGAGCAAGGGATTCCATCGGGTCAGCCTGGCAGGTACCACCGACATCCGAAAACGGGGCGCTCAGCTGCCCCAGTCGATGAGGATCAGGCTCTGCTTGGTATCGGCCAACTTCACCCAGCCGTCGTTGAAGAGGTAGGTCATCCCGTAGCCCTCGTCGTCGGTCCCCATCGCATATTGCGGGTCTTCCGTGAAGTAGACCCCTTCGGGGGATTCCTCGCGGCGCCAACCGCCGGCGGCCAGGGCCTCCTGTGCTTTCTCG
This genomic window contains:
- a CDS encoding ATP-binding protein — its product is MTALTIGATIEDADTPARLDARRFNRHTFWCGQSGSGKTYALGVVLEQLLLHTELPLLILDPNADFVRLGEVRPTTAEPDATRLADLDVRVFRSGRADGERLRVRYVDLSPAAKAAVLQIDPVADAEEYNALLHTDVSTEEFDAAEMVRGLRATGDPAKARLANRMENLQVLEWELWSRGKASVVDTIDARPRATVLDLGGFDHPVEPKVAALAVLEHLWMRREERRPVLIVIDEAHNLCSPQPATAVERELTARLIQIAAEGRKFGLWLFLSTQRPTKIHPNVLSQCDNLGLMRVNAPRDLAELADVFGFASDEAIRRAQSFHQGQALFAGGFIAESTFVQMGERLTYEAGGDVRVPLRE
- a CDS encoding GNAT family N-acetyltransferase, whose protein sequence is MESLALRLWQDDDLSLLHRANTPEMTAHLNGPETEEQIAERHARYLRLVSAGDAKMFAIVADGRSVGSIGSWKVRWRDRDALETGWFVLPEAQGRGVAAQALGLLIDEELLHADGPDTMVAFPEVDNGASNAVCRRAGFRLEGSFTEAFRGRPLVMNEWVRDLRVR